Proteins encoded in a region of the Sugiyamaella lignohabitans strain CBS 10342 chromosome B, complete sequence genome:
- the FOX2 gene encoding bifunctional hydroxyacyl-CoA dehydrogenase/enoyl-CoA hydratase FOX2 (3-hydroxyacyl-CoA dehydrogenase and enoyl-CoA hydratase; multifunctional enzyme of the peroxisomal fatty acid beta-oxidation pathway; GO_component: GO:0005777 - peroxisome [Evidence IEA,IEA]; GO_component: GO:0005777 - peroxisome [Evidence ISM] [PMID 1551874]; GO_function: GO:0003857 - 3-hydroxyacyl-CoA dehydrogenase activity [Evidence IDA] [PMID 1551874]; GO_function: GO:0003824 - catalytic activity [Evidence IEA]; GO_function: GO:0004300 - enoyl-CoA hydratase activity [Evidence IDA] [PMID 1551874]; GO_function: GO:0016853 - isomerase activity [Evidence IEA]; GO_function: GO:0016829 - lyase activity [Evidence IEA]; GO_function: GO:0016491 - oxidoreductase activity [Evidence IEA,IEA]; GO_function: GO:0016616 - oxidoreductase activity, acting on the CH-OH group of donors, NAD or NADP as acceptor [Evidence IEA]; GO_process: GO:0006635 - fatty acid beta-oxidation [Evidence IEA]; GO_process: GO:0006635 - fatty acid beta-oxidation [Evidence IMP] [PMID 10497229]; GO_process: GO:0006635 - fatty acid beta-oxidation [Evidence IMP] [PMID 1551874]; GO_process: GO:0006631 - fatty acid metabolic process [Evidence IEA]; GO_process: GO:0006629 - lipid metabolic process [Evidence IEA]; GO_process: GO:0008152 - metabolic process [Evidence IEA,IEA]; GO_process: GO:0055114 - oxidation-reduction process [Evidence IEA]), which yields MVLSLAGKIALVTGGSAGLGAEIVRQLAAQGCHVAVNYSASRDRAEELVESVKATHKVKALTLQGDVSQEQACKELVAETVKQLGGLDILISNAGWTRIINFADLDGVSAEDLDKTFAINVKAHFYLFREAKPHFEKNADGGSFIITASAAGLKPGGSSIPYSVSKAGSIHLAKCLAKAHGPKSRVNVICPGLLLTEWGQRFGAERIAHIENSLPLKYTSSLEDNADMFISVVKNKSMTGAVISVDSGMSLI from the coding sequence ATGGTTCTTTCATTAGCTGGAAAAATAGCACTTGTAACAGGAGGATCAGCTGGACTTGGTGCTGAGATTGTAAGGCAATTAGCTGCTCAAGGCTGCCATGTCGCAGTCAATTACTCTGCTTCTCGTGATAGAGCAGAAGAGCTGGTCGAGTCCGTAAAAGCTACCCACAAGGTGAAGGCATTGACTCTACAAGGAGATGTATCTCAAGAGCAGGCCTGTAAGGAACTTGTGGCTGAAACTGTAAAGCAATTAGGAGGACTCGACATTCTAATCTCCAATGCGGGTTGGACTCGAATCATCAATTTCGCTGATTTGGATGGTGTCAGTGCTGAAGACCTCGATAAAACTTTTGCGATTAATGTAAAGGCTCATTTCTACCTATTTAGAGAAGCAAAACCACACTTTGAGAAAAATGCGGACGGCGGTTCGTTCATCATTACTGCATCGGCAGCTGGGTTGAAACCAGGTGGAAGCTCAATTCCTTACTCAGTATCCAAGGCTGGATCAATTCATCTAGCTAAGTGTCTTGCCAAAGCCCATGGTCCAAAGTCTCGTGTAAACGTGATTTGTCCCGGTTTGCTACTTACTGAGTGGGGCCAGCGTTTCGGTGCTGAGCGCATTGCTCACATCGAAAATAGCTTGCCTCTCAAATACACTTCTTCCTTGGAAGACAATGCTGATATGTTTATTTCAGTTGTTAAGAATAAGAGTATGACAGGTGCTGTCATTTCCGTAGATAGTGGTATGTCACTAATTTAG
- the SOR1 gene encoding L-iditol 2-dehydrogenase SOR1 (Sorbitol dehydrogenase; expression is induced in the presence of sorbitol or xylose; GO_component: GO:0005575 - cellular_component [Evidence ND]; GO_function: GO:0003939 - L-iditol 2-dehydrogenase activity [Evidence IEA]; GO_function: GO:0003939 - L-iditol 2-dehydrogenase activity [Evidence IDA,ISS] [PMID 8125328]; GO_function: GO:0046872 - metal ion binding [Evidence IEA]; GO_function: GO:0016491 - oxidoreductase activity [Evidence IEA,IEA]; GO_function: GO:0008270 - zinc ion binding [Evidence IEA]; GO_process: GO:0019318 - hexose metabolic process [Evidence IEP] [PMID 8125328]; GO_process: GO:0055114 - oxidation-reduction process [Evidence IEA,IEA]): protein MASAATVLKPNIGVFTNPSHGLYIADCEPSTDNLKPGPGEVVVQIKATGICGSDIHFQKEGRIGKTMVVREEHILGHESSGVIIKVHPSVEDQFTVGDRVAVEPGVPCQNCDLCLSGKYNGCPDVQFKSTPPVPGLLRRYLLHPARYCHKIGDMSFENGALLEPISVGIAGIEQSGVKLADPVVICGAGPIGVVSAALARAAGAAPLVITDIDQGRLDFAKKLVPGVRTVLVKRGIEPSVVAEDIIAAAGGIKPRVCIECTGVESSIAAGIYSLQFGGLIHIIGVGHEFQNMPFMHLSVNEITVKLQYRYANTWPKAIRLVNDGLLNLNPLITHRFALEESVKAFETSADISSGAVKVMIFDE, encoded by the coding sequence ATGGCCAGTGCAGCTACTGTTCTTAAACCCAATATTGGTGTTTTCACCAATCCTAGTCATGGTTTGTATATTGCAGACTGTGAACCCAGCACTGACAATCTTAAGCCTGGTCCCGGTGAGGTCGTCGTTCAAATTAAGGCTACCGGTATTTGCGGTTCAGACATTCACTTTCAGAAGGAAGGTAGAATAGGCAAGACAATGGTAGTAAGAGAGGAGCATATTCTAGGACATGAATCCTCTGGAGTGATTATTAAAGTACATCCTTCGGTTGAAGACCAATTTACAGTCGGTGATAGAGTTGCGGTTGAGCCAGGTGTGCCATGTCAGAATTGTGATTTATGCTTGAGTGGCAAGTACAATGGCTGTCCGGATGTGCAGTTCAAGTCTACTCCACCCGTACCGGGATTATTGAGAAGGTATTTACTGCACCCTGCAAGGTATTGTCATAAAATAGGAGACATGTCATTTGAAAATGGTGCTCTTCTTGAACCAATTAGTGTCGGTATCGCAGGAATTGAACAATCTGGGGTCAAGCTAGCTGATCCTGTTGTGATTTGTGGTGCCGGGCCCATTGGCGTGGTGTCAGCTGCTCTTGCCAGAGCCGCTGGGGCTGCTCCTCTAGTCATCACTGATATTGACCAGGGAAGATTAGATTTTGCAAAAAAGCTTGTTCCAGGAGTTCGTACAGTACTCGTAAAGCGAGGCATTGAGCCTTCCGTGGTTGCCGAAGACATCattgcagcagctggaggTATCAAACCTCGAGTGTGTATAGAATGTACAGGCGTTGAATCCAGTATTGCCGCTGGAATATACTCTCTTCAATTTGGAGGCCTGATCCATATTATCGGAGTGGGCCATGAGTTCCAGAATATGCCGTTCATGCATTTGTCAGTTAACGAAATCACCGTTAAGTTGCAATATAGATATGCCAACACTTGGCCCAAGGCCATTAGGTTGGTTAACGATGGACTCCTCAACCTGAACCCCCTAATAACACATAGATTTGCTTTAGAGGAAAGTGTCAAAGCATTTGAGACATCAGCTGATATCTCCAGCGGCGCTGTTAAGGTGATGATTTTTGATGAATAG
- the HOL1 gene encoding Hol1p (Putative transporter in the major facilitator superfamily; member of the 12-spanner drug:H(+) antiporter DHA1 family; mutations in membrane-spanning domains permit cation and histidinol uptake; GO_component: GO:0016021 - integral component of membrane [Evidence IEA,IEA]; GO_component: GO:0016021 - integral component of membrane [Evidence ISM] [PMID 12192589]; GO_component: GO:0016020 - membrane [Evidence IEA,IEA]; GO_component: GO:0005739 - mitochondrion [Evidence IDA] [PMID 14576278]; GO_component: GO:0005739 - mitochondrion [Evidence IDA] [PMID 16823961]; GO_component: GO:0005886 - plasma membrane [Evidence ISS] [PMID 8955402]; GO_function: GO:0015665 - alcohol transmembrane transporter activity [Evidence IMP] [PMID 2405251]; GO_function: GO:0022890 - inorganic cation transmembrane transporter activity [Evidence IMP] [PMID 8955402]; GO_process: GO:0006812 - cation transport [Evidence IMP] [PMID 8955402]; GO_process: GO:0015850 - organic hydroxy compound transport [Evidence IMP] [PMID 2405251]; GO_process: GO:0055085 - transmembrane transport [Evidence IEA]; GO_process: GO:0006810 - transport [Evidence IEA]): MSNQVSTRIQAEAIHELEIDMPPGTELMRDTTHIHLTKSHNSVLVPQPSNDINDPLNWSKKWKFILMVGQFLTAMVHQIGGLSVAPQVPYYMETYDRSLNDVLNFIGIYIITTGLSTIFWVGASTKVGRRPILLTSCGLGIFVALWRALATSYRSQMAAAAIHGIASGPAQTVSGQLVSDVMFLHERGLYMGLFSFAFFAAMTIGPVIAGVMSERYGWRSFWWLDFGLYIFLFVWTLFLIPETKWNRSNNVMENSPDGVTEVSVKGSVDNSIEKVTSLNEDIIIVDEFLYKGSPSRKQFGISHLDRTARKRDMLRPFWVPFKLFFFPIVLWAGFVYSGSASIFLVVNLTQSDNFAASPYNFSSSSVGFTNFATLGGIFIGLVTSGPLSDWLCRWSTKRNNGIREPEMRLPALIPFALCQLLGIVIIALGYEYKWKWPIIVIIGYGLVGIQVASVTTIAATYAVDGYRAVTGDIFVLASLIKDLYAYGLSKWLPTWIQEVGYKTPILVALAVAFIPILLGVLLYFFGKSLRKLSRNSFVHDF; encoded by the coding sequence ATGTCTAATCAAGTATCAACTCGAATACAAGCAGAAGCAATCCATGAGTTGGAAATTGACATGCCTCCGGGAACGGAGTTAATGAGAGATACAACACACATTCACCTCACAAAAAGCCACAATAGTGTTCTAGTCCCTCAACCGTCCAACGATATAAACGATCCTTTAAATTGGTCCAAAAAATGGAAGTTTATATTGATGGTTGGCCAGTTTTTAACGGCAATGGTTCACCAGATAGGTGGTCTCTCCGTAGCTCCCCAGGTCCCTTACTATATGGAAACCTACGACCGGTCTCTGAACGATGTGTTGAATTTCAttggtatttatattattacTACTGGCCTGTCAACAATTTTTTGGGTTGGTGCTAGTACTAAAGTCGGGAGACGACCGATACTGTTGACCAGTTGTGGTCTTGGTATCTTTGTCGCATTATGGAGAGCTTTGGCTACCTCTTATCGATCGCAAATGGCAGCGGCTGCAATCCATGGTATAGCATCTGGTCCAGCACAAACTGTCAGCGGGCAGCTGGTATCAGATGTCATGTTTCTGCACGAACGTGGATTGTATATGGGCCTCTTTTCGTTCGCTTTCTTTGCTGCTATGACCATAGGACCCGTAATCGCAGGGGTGATGTCAGAGCGCTATGGATGGAGAAGCTTTTGGTGGCTTGATTTCGGCCTGTAcatctttctttttgtcTGGACACTCTTTCTAATCCCGGAGACAAAATGGAATAGGTCGAACAATGTCATGGAGAATTCTCCTGATGGTGTGACTGAAGTGTCTGTGAAGGGTTCAGTTGACAATAGCATAGAGAAGGTTACATCATTGAATGAGGACATTATTATTGTAGATGAATTTCTCTATAAAGGAAGTCCATCAAGAAAACAGTTCGGAATATCCCATCTTGATAGAACGGCTAGGAAGCGGGATATGCTTAGACCATTTTGGGTTCCTTTCAAACTATTCTTCTTCCCGATAGTGCTATGGGCTGGATTTGTTTACAGTGGCAGTGCCAGTATATTTCTTGTTGTCAACCTTACCCAGTCCGATAATTTTGCGGCGTCCCCTTATAATttctcgtcttcttcggtTGGGTTCACTAATTTTGCAACTTTAGGTGGTATTTTTATAGGGTTAGTTACTTCTGGACCATTATCAGATTGGCTTTGTAGGTGGTCCACAAAGAGAAATAACGGAATCAGAGAGCCAGAGATGCGATTGCCTGCCCTAATCCCTTTTGCTCTTTGTCAACTATTGGGTATCGTCATAATAGCTCTTGGATACGAATATAAATGGAAGTGGCCAATAATAGTTATTATTGGCTATGGCTTAGTCGGGATTCAAGTAGCCAGTGTTACTACTATTGCGGCTACTTATGCAGTTGATGGTTATCGCGCTGTTACAGGAGACATTTTTGTTCTAGCATCGCTAATCAAGGATCTTTATGCCTATGGACTCTCTAAATGGCTACCAACTTGGATCCAAGAGGTCGGTTACAAAACACCTATATTAGTTGCTCTCGCTGTAGCTTTTATACCGATTCTACTGGGTGTATTGTTGTATTTCTTCGGGAAATCCCTTAGAAAACTATCAAGAAATAGTTTTGTTCATGATTTTTAA
- a CDS encoding fumarylacetoacetase (Fungal Genetics Stock Center 12727): protein MSFVSIPDNSHFSLRNIPFGIISTADRDPRPAVRIGDHVLDLKVFTASGGFSGLSSFKQTNVFEQSTLNKFAELGRPVHRAVREYIQEVLKANGKFSSILEENKELKSKALLSVDVVKTHLPLQIGDYTDFYAGRNHAYNCGCILRSPQNALQPNYYHIPVGYHGRASSVVISGTPIHRPYGQVLTNPKAEVKVPEFIPTRRLDYELEFAAFISKPNDLGHRIDVNSAEDYIFGYVLMNDWSARDVQAWEYVPLGPFTAKNFGTVVSPWVVLHDALVPFKAPTMERPPDVGDVLDYLKENDSKSGHDIDLEVEIRTKEGQVSVVSHSNTKFLLFSFPQMIAHHTVTGCNLQTGDLLGSGTISGESDAAFGSLLEITKGGSVDVKIGSSTRKFIEDGDVVTFRGVAKGDGEGLVGFGDVACPILPAIPYGKSNI, encoded by the coding sequence ATGTCGTTCGTCTCAATCCCCGATAACTCACACTTCTCTTTACGCAATATTCCTTTTGGAATCATTTCCACTGCAGACCGAGATCCCCGACCTGCCGTTCGGATTGGTGACCATGTCCTTGATCTGAAGGTATTTACAGCATCTGGAGGATTCTCTGGTTTATCTAGTTTTAAGCAAACCAATGTATTTGAACAGTCCACTCTCAATAAGTTTGCCGAGCTTGGTCGCCCTGTTCATCGAGCCGTTCGCGAATATATTCAAGAAGTCCTAAAAGCAAATGGAAAGTTCAGCTCAATTCtagaagaaaataaagagtTAAAATCCAAGGCATTGCTTTCAGTTGATGTTGTTAAAACACATCTCCCATTGCAAATTGGTGATTATACCGACTTTTATGCAGGAAGAAATCATGCATATAACTGTGGTTGTATTTTACGCAGCCCTCAAAATGCACTTCAGCCAAATTACTATCACATTCCTGTTGGATACCATGGAAGAGCCAGTTCAGTGGTTATATCAGGCACCCCGATCCACCGCCCGTATGGTCAAGTACTGACTAATCCCAAGGCTGAGGTTAAGGTGCCAGAATTCATCCCAACTCGTCGTCTTGATTACGAGTTGGAATTCGCTGCATTTATTTCAAAACCTAATGATCTAGGTCATAGAATTGATGTTAATTCTGCTGAAGACTATATATTTGGCTATGTTTTAATGAATGATTGGAGTGCTCGAGATGTTCAAGCTTGGGAGTATGTACCACTTGGACCGTTTACTGCTAAGAACTTTGGCACTGTAGTTTCGCCCTGGGTGGTCTTACATGATGCTCTTGTTCCGTTTAAAGCCCCAACTATGGAAAGACCACCTGATGTGGGTGATGTTTTGGACTATCTTAAGGAAAATGATTCCAAGTCTGGACATGATATCGATCTTGAGGTCGAAATTCGAACTAAAGAGGGTCAAGTGTCTGTTGTTTCTCACAGCAACACTAAGTTCTTGCTATTCTCGTTCCCTCAGATGATTGCACACCATACCGTCACCGGATGCAATTTACAGACTGGTGATTTACTCGGATCAGGAACAATTTCTGGTGAGAGTGATGCCGCTTTTGGATCTCTCCTGGAAATCACTAAGGGTGGTAGCGTTGATGTAAAAATTGGCAGTTCTACCAGAAAGTTTATTGAAGACGGAGATGTAGTTACCTTCAGAGGGGTTGCCAAAGGTGATGGAGAAGGTTTAGTAGGATTTGGAGATGTCGCCTGTCCTATATTACCGGCAATTCCTTACGGGAAGAGTAACATCTAA
- the RIO1 gene encoding protein kinase RIO1 yields the protein MINRGIVYEINGCISTGKEANVYHAMTEDGEHRAIKIYKTSILVFKDRDRYVSGEFRFRNGYSRHNPRKMVKLWAEKEIRNLKRIYQSGIPVPKPLHLHLHVLVMEFLGDANGWASPRLRDADIDESEYPKLYLQLLSYMRILYQQCRLVHADLSEYNILYHEKKLYIIDVSQSVEHDHPHSLEFLRMDIKNVNDYFRRQGATPFSERSLFKFITGEKIENPHSPPPHPETSDYLVEYLQQLPQEDLTSQDVTDDAVFRSIYIPQNLEQVYDVERDVEKISRGEGKDLIYGNLVNVNPESNSSSEEDGSDSNSDSEDSDDELEDTDVWKEKTVKEKKFADRESNKLRKQALKEEKKEKRQKKMKKAVKKKLINNSKSKK from the coding sequence ATGATCAACAGAGGAATTGTATATGAGATCAATGGTTGTATTAGTACTGGAAAAGAGGCGAATGTGTACCACGCAATGACGGAAGATGGAGAGCATAGAGCTATTAAAATTTATAAAACTTCGATTTTGGTTTTCAAAGATAGAGATAGGTATGTCAGTGGTGAGTTCCGTTTTAGAAACGGCTATTCCAGGCACAACCCACGAAAAATGGTTAAACTATGggcagaaaaagaaatccgTAATCTCAAGAGAATTTATCAATCTGGTATCCCTGTTCCTAAACCACTtcatttgcatttgcatGTTCTGGTAATGGAATTTTTGGGTGATGCTAATGGATGGGCCAGCCCGAGATTACGAGATGCTGATATAGACGAAAGCGAGTACCCCAAACTGTATCTACAGCTCTTGTCATATATGAGAATTCTCTATCAACAATGCCGATTGGTCCATGCCGATTTAAGCGAGTACAATATTTTATATCATGAGAAGAAGTTGTATATTATTGATGTTTCTCAGTCTGTGGAGCATGATCACCCTCATAGTTTGGAGTTCCTAAGAATGGATATCAAAAATGTGAATGATTATTTTAGAAGACAGGGTGCAACTCCATTTTCAGAGCGGAGTCTCTTTAAGTTTATCACTGGCGAGAAAATAGAAAACCCACattcaccaccaccccatCCAGAAACTTCAGATTATCTTGTTGAATacctccagcagcttcCTCAAGAAGACCTCACTAGTCAAGATGTAACCGACGATGCAGTTTTTAgatctatttatattccaCAAAACCTTGAACAGGTTTATGATGTTGAGCGCGATGTTGAGAAGATTAGTCGTGGTGAAGGCAAAGATTTGATATACGGGAATCTTGTAAATGTTAACCCCGAAAGCAATTCAAGTTCGGAGGAAGATGGATCAGACTCCAACTCAGATTCCGAAGATTCAGATGACGAGCTCGAAGATACAGATGTCTGGAAGGAGAAGACAGTAAAGGAGAAAAAGTTTGCTGATCGGGAGTCTAATAAACTCCGAAAACAAGCTctaaaagaagagaagaaagagaaacgtcaaaagaaaatgaagaaggcGGTTAAAAAGAAGTTGATAAACAATTCAAAATCtaaaaaatag
- a CDS encoding homogentisate 1,2-dioxygenase: MVGSNFTTKDPYKYQVGFNSYHETEAIEGALPVGQNSPQEAPYGLYSEKLSGTAFTAPRHENKQSWLYRVIPGASHPNPESVKAPWASSDGSNKAPAGFDELQYVPNQLRWDPFDVVESETFVDGLRLVSASGDPRVKKGLAIYAYGASKSMGNEAFYNADGDFLIVPQQGELDIQTELGNLYVRPQEIVVIPRGIRYKVKLPSGPIRGYILEVFSGHFELPELGPIGSNCLANARDFQAPVAAFEENDEPHKILGKFGGNLFQYTQNHSPFDVVGWHGLYYPYKYDLGKFNTIGSVSFDHPDPSIFTVLTVQSEHVGTAIADFVIFPPRWLVQEHTFRPPWFHRNTMAEFMGLICGNYDAKEGGGFVPGGASLHNVMSSHGPDAATYEKASKADLKPQKVGTGSIAFMFETSLMLGLTTYGLTECNKVQSTYNEHSWLPIKKHFVNPQK; encoded by the exons ATGGTGGGTTCAAACTTTACTACTAAGGATCCCTACAAATATCAAGTGGGATTTAATTCTTATCATGA GACTGAGGCTATTGAAGGCGCACTGCCAGTTGGTCAAAATAGTCCCCAGGAGGCTCCTTACGGGCTTTATTCAGAAAAGCTGTCAGGTACCGCCTTCACTGCTCCTCGACATGAAAACAAACAGAGCTGGCTGTATCGTGTGATTCCAGGTGCTTCACATCCGAATCCCGAGAGTGTCAAGGCACCTTGGGCTTCTTCGGATGGCAGCAACAAGGCTCCAGCTGGGTTTGATGAATTACAATACGTTCCAAACCAACTAAGATGGGACCCTTTCGATGTTGTTGAAAGCGAAACTTTTGTTGATGGCTTGAGGTTGGTCAGTGCATCAGGTGATCCTCGAGTAAAAAAGGGTCTGGCTATTTATGCTTATGGAGCGTCCAAGTCAATGGGTAATGAAGCTTTCTATAATGCTGACGGTGATTTTCTCATAGTTCCTCAACAAGGAGAACTTGATATTCAAACTGAATTGGGAAATCTTTATGTACGACCTCAAGAAATTGTAGTAATTCCTAGAGGAATTAGGTACAAGGTAAAGCTTCCGTCTGGACCTATTCGCGGATATATCCTGGAAGTGTTTTCTGGACATTTTGAACTTCCGGAATTGGGACCAATTGGTTCTAATTGTCTTGCTAATGCTAGAGATTTTCAGGCACCTGTAGCAGCTTtcgaagaaaatgatgaaCCTCACAAGATTCTGGGAAAGTTTGGTGGTAATCTATTCCAATACACCCAAAACCACAGCCCATTTGATGTAGTTGGTTGGCATGGCCTTTATTATCCATACAAATACGACTTGGGTAAGTTCAACACTATTGGATCAGTTTCTTTTGACCATCCGGACCCTAGTATTTTTACTGTCTTGACAGTACAAAGTGAACATGTAGGTACCGCAATTGCGGATTTTGTCATTTTCCCACCTAGATGGCTAGTTCAGGAGCACACATTCCGCCCTCCATGGTTTCACCGAAACACAATGGCCGAGTTCATGGGTCTAATTTGTGGTAACTATGACGCCAAAGAGGGAGGAGGTTTTGTACCAGGGGGTGCGTCATTGCATAATGTTATGTCCTCACATGGCCCTGATGCAGCTACTTACGAAAAGGCGTCAAAGGCTGATCTCAAACCCCAAAAAGTTGGTACTGGTTCCATTGCATTTATGTTTGAGACAAGTCTCATGTTGGGCCTGACTACCTATGGCCTTACCGAGTGCAATAAAGTCCAGTCTACATACAATGAACACAGCTGGCTGCCTATCAAGAAACATTTTGTTAATCCACAGAAGTAA